In the genome of Ictalurus punctatus breed USDA103 chromosome 3, Coco_2.0, whole genome shotgun sequence, the window ttggaggtggaagcatcatagTGTGGGGCTGTATTTCATCgtatggtactggcagacttcatataatttaaggaacgatgaatggagccctttaccgggagaatcttgagaagaatctgctgccatccaccaggatgatgatgatgagacatgAGTGGACCTTCGATCCAAAGTATACAGccaaggaaactctcaattggtttcagagaaaaaaaaaagtcaagtcacctgacttgaatccaattgaacaagattgaAAGACAATAAGTTTAGAAGAATGGATCACAAttacacctgaatactgcggcccattaatttcttaatacaggaagcgtcttgaaactgtcattacaaacaacggcttctccactaagtattaaataaattttagttagtgtgttcaatacttttttcctgtgtcattccactttattaaacataacttcatttatgcaGCGTTTGTCGAGTATGTTCAGGAATGCTTACCTAAGGGATTGTAGTCTAGATTAAGGACTCGTAGCTGTGAGCTATGAGCCACGGCGATTGCCAGGCGAGCCCAGCCTTTAGTGGTGATTGCTGGGTTTGCACTTAGTGTCAGCTCTCTGAGACCTGCAGAATGAGAATATAaatcaaaacaacaaataaGACATTGCAAGCTGACTGTTTATCTAAGAATAAAATGTTACTAGTTTGTAACTTTAATAATGGCAAGCATAATTGTCCATTTTAATCTGACTCTCAATACTCAGTTGTTCTCAAAATGGCTGAAAAGTTCAATgaattttattgtgtttttttttttttccaaggttAATATGAGCTTTTACCAGATTTGGCCCCATCTGGAGGCAACATGCCACAAATCAGCTGAATTGCCTCATCTCCCAACATACAATCTCCCAGGTCCAAGGACACCAGAGAGGGGTGAGTTGACAGCGCCGTGTTCAGAGTGACCAATCCTGCATCTAAAAGAGGGCTTCCATGCAGACTGTGAGGGTGAGAGGAACACAGAGAGGCAGATAGAGGACACGTCATATGGGGAATTAGTCCAATAAAGTCCTGGCATTCTGACATAGTGTCATAACAAGTGATTTTAGTTTTGTATAATACACAGTATGCTTTTAAGTTTCTCTTGTATGCTAATAGAGGTTAAAGAAGTTCATATAAGACCTGATAAAGAACAGACACGTCTCTTCAGGTCTATTTATTGCACATGCTATGAAAAAGGTCCTGTGACTTTGACTGATGCCTAACTGGGGACTGTAAGCTCTGAACACTGTAATTATTGCAGTAAACCAGTGCTGCAGGTTTAGGTATCTTCCTCCTCTGATCTGCCTGTATTGTTACTTTCCATGTTGTTTTACTTGTTGCAAATAAACCATGTATCAAATgaccaaacaaaaaacacaaactctACCTACACCTGTCtacatacttttttcttttttttcactattcAGAAAAATTATTGGATTTGCTGCATGTCTGAAGTCTAggagttcattcatttattcattctcaGGAAAGGTTCCATCCCAATCAGGGTCCCAGTGGATCTGGGTGGACCaggccacacacattcacacctatgggcaatttagagtcactaATCAGCCTGCCTGCATGATTTTGAACAGTGAGAGGAAACCCAGTGGAAATCCATGCAAACATGAAGAGTATGCAGAAACCTCCACACAATGAGAAACCCAATGAGAGCTCAGTCTCGAACtcgagctgtgaggcagcagtgagttaattcaacactgtttAATACATCATAtatgccaaaagtatgtggacacctgaccaggGGCTTTGCTAGACCCTTTTAATAAATTTTCTGTGCCCCAGTAAAATTTTCCTGATAAACTGTCTGATGAGGTTGATTACAATATATACGTCTGAAATTAGAATTTCCTATTTATTGCAATTTATCATTTACACCACttgaattatttaaatcatGAAGGCTGACTTGTAATGCCAGCTGAAGTGAAGCTATCCTGCACATCCCCTTCAATCATACACCCCACCCCTTTCACTGTGCTCCTCCTCCCTTCACTTTCCCCCCCATGGAAACCTCGACTTGCAGTAAGACGATAAATCATAATACGACATTGTAGCTGAGGGGAGGTAACCACCAGGCTAACGCTTATCGCTGTGTTAAGGAGTAGTATGTGGATTTGTATATAGTCTAATTTACTTGGCACAGATTTGATCAGTAACGTTAGCTTGCTAACTGTTAAATTAATGCTTGCTTAGCTCTTCCAATTTGGCATTCTGACACAAACTATGTGATTAAGCCATCACCAGTGAACGCTTTTtgaagtgatttgttcatttatagggctagttagttagtttactCTCGAAAATGCTAATCAAACATACTTGCCTGTAGTTTTCAagtaatcctgaagactttggttagatgtttcaggtgtgtttgagtagagatggagctaaactctgcaggacagtgcaGTGGCCCTCCAGGACTGGAATTGTCCATCCCTGGTTTTGAAGCTAATTTCACAGTTTCACTGGCCTCTTCCAGTATATTGTCTGGTATTTGTCTAAACAAATCataatgaatttgtttttggggCTCTAGTGGACTAGGATTGGAGAGggtgaattttaaatgtaatgaaaatgtttatatttctgttgtttttatatACAGGTTATTTCAAAAGTCACTTCTTTTCACTTCTATTATTGCGATGAGATTTCAGGTGCCTGCTTTGTATTTCTAAAAATCATTTCTTCGCTTGTCTTTTTGAACAGATCAGTGTAAATCGCTAGTTTCATGACGATACGATCTAATATAGATTCTTTTAGCCAGCGATTCGATATTTGCAGATACCTCAACGACTGTCACAATGCGGTTTTGATTTGATCGATTTAGGGGCCTGCGATCGATATTAAAATAATGTGGCAATGTCACAATCGGTAACATTTCTATGAATTCACAGAAAATttattgagctttttttttacactatgaAATGCTACATATTTCAGTGTAAATAAGGACCCCTGATTAACTTAAACTTTAACGGACATAACATCCGGGATGTAGCTAGAATTAGAGTGTCTTAAATAAAGGTCCAtcttaaaaaaattataccTGCATCAATGTTTACGCATTACATCGGTACATCGGTTCATTGCTTATTTGATCAGCGATCCATAATCGATGGATCATTACACCCCTAAaacctgtgtgtatttatttaggaATTTTAATAGAAATTAGGTATGGTCAAGCATCAAATAAAACGCAAACTTGCATTGATGGAGTAAGTAAGGTAGTAACGGTTTAAAAATTACcatggtaaaacagagttccaaggtataaaaatagGGAGTTTGTTGTCATTGTCATCAAccaaacagtaaccagttttgatatctaaaaaaaaaaaaagtttacatggGCAATTTTAGCATAGCCCAGTAAATTACAGTAAATTTAAACGTAAAATTGAACTCAGGAAATGATCAGCAGCATATACTTAGACCTCAAGTTCTAATTTTTACCACAAAATATTTGTGTCAAACAAGTTTTGTAGTAAAGGTcatttttgtgtaaatataataatttgtttaacaCAACAAagttgagttaaaaaaaaattcagtacaATCTCGTTCAACACGaccttttttaaacaaaactgattcgttaattcaacactggcaGAGTTTACTTCAGTGGTGTAGATGTTATATTATTACCACAGGAGTTCATTCAATGGGAGGTACAGTGGAAGGTAATACAGTGGGAGGTAATTCAGTACAGTAGGAGTTAATAATTCAACCCTGGGTGTAAATTCAATACAGAAAGAGTTAATTCAGTACAGTAAGAGTTAATTCAGTACTGTAGGAGGTAATTCAGTACATTAAAAGTTAAATCAGTACAGCAGGAGGTAATTCAGTACATTAAGAGTTAATTCAGTACTGTAGGAGGTAATTCAGTACATTAAGAATTAATTCAGTACTGTAGGAGGTAATTCAGTACATTAAGAGTTAATTCAGTACTGTAGGAGTTAATTCAGTACAGTAAGAGTTAATTCGGTACATTAAAAGTTAATTCAGTACTGTAGGAGGTAATTCAGTACATTAAAAGTTAATTCAGTACTGTACGAGTTAATTCAGTACTGTACAGGTTAATTCAGTACATtgtgtgttaattcagtactgtaagaggtaattcagtactgtaagaggtaattcagtactgtaagagGTAATTCAGTACAGTGTTCTGTGTTCTAATGAATTCAGAATGAACTTTGAGAAAGTTACCAGTTACCTGTACCAGGACACAGTGGTGTTAAAGCTGATTTAAGGTAGAATGAGAAGGAACATATTCTCCACAGTATGTTTTACTCACAATAGTGTCTGTATGGACCTGTTGGCTGTGAGCGCCTCGGCGAGTTGCTCAGCGCGGCCGCCGCTCGATACCACGCCCAGGTTCAGGTTGAGCTGCGCGAGCGAGCGCGACTCGGACACACCGCGGCACACGCGCCCGAAGTCTCGGTCAGACAGCTGACATCCCCGCACCGACAGCAGCCTCACACTGTTCTCCTTCAGACTGTCGCAAATGTCTCGGATTTCTGCTCCGGACAGCGCCTCTCCTGTAATCTGAATTGAACCCGGCAGCATATTGGTGAGGCAGGAAGTCACGGTCGAGTCGACACCATGGTCGGGTCAGGTAACTGAGGTAAGGGCAGCTAACCCCgatagcaaaaaaaacaaagagagagagaaagagagaccacGCCCCCCTACGAAAGAACTAGCGACATCATTCAAATACACACTGAAACAATACGGCGTTGATGCGAACAGGAAAACAGCATGTCGCCTGATGGAAACTAGAAACCCTGAGGATTCGCAGTCATTCCATTAGCATCCCCACAATTACCCTATTTAAAAGGACATGGCTGCTGTCTCCCCAGGCAACAAAGCCTCGTTCTGACCCGTTCAGTTCGTTTGTTTTTTAGGGCTGGATATAAATCCTTGAACAGGTGCAGTATTCTCAGTTTCAGGTTGTCCACTTGTGCGTGAATTGCGGCATCCAGACAAAGCTAATCGTTCCTGGTGTCCGTTGCCATGGACACCACCCGTCCAGTGTCGCCGAGTATTCATGCAATAAAGAACAGCGCAGTATCCGGTCTAATCTCCCGTGATGCTCTGGTGCAGATAATCCAATAATTCTGAGCACTGACTGGACGGGGATTTATGCTAAGAGTCGGCCACAAACCAGGTCTCCACTGAGAGTGTTTCCTAAACTGAGGAAAAGAGCCCAGAGCTACTGCTGTAACAGCTACACACTGTGTACCATGATTAGGGATTACATGCGATTAGTTGGGTCTAGTTTGCTCAGACATAGGAACAGCCTCATACCCTAAGGAAATTCCAGTAGAGAAGACAACGCTTTCTGATGGTTCCAGTCTTACCAGTTAGAAGTCTGGTTAACtttggaacagccttccaaatAGCAGCAATTATATATTTGTAGATACAAGCTGTTTTAATTTCTAGAGAACCTATCAAAGGGTGTCCATTAGTCTAAAAAGTAATTGTGCTTAATTGTGTATGGTTATTTCCCACCTTGCCACCACATCACCTGGTTGGAAGATTCAGGAAACCACCATAGCTagatggtaaatggcgcacttatatagcactttacactgtgtctcattcacccactcacacaccaatggtagcagagctgccatgcaaggcgtgaacttgccatcgggagcaacttggggtt includes:
- the lrrc73 gene encoding leucine-rich repeat-containing protein 73, translated to MLPGSIQITGEALSGAEIRDICDSLKENSVRLLSVRGCQLSDRDFGRVCRGVSESRSLAQLNLNLGVVSSGGRAEQLAEALTANRSIQTLFLHGSPLLDAGLVTLNTALSTHPSLVSLDLGDCMLGDEAIQLICGMLPPDGAKSGLRELTLSANPAITTKGWARLAIAVAHSSQLRVLNLDYNPLGDQIAGMLAVAVASSRTLEVLDLEGTGLTNQSAQVFLDMVENYPTCLRVLVLAENAISPELQQQISDLLSEGEEDEDRDAEAHGSSVTMREKPAWLPHSNPNSQMVLMSSGLGESFLGETDL